From Pseudomonadota bacterium, one genomic window encodes:
- a CDS encoding enoyl-CoA hydratase-related protein — translation MADTDTGMRLERRGHVLEITLDRGKVNAIDNAMSRELGKAFVTLRDDPELRVGLITGAGEKIFSAGWDLKALDSGDQALDNWWETEDAASGGFAGITEMWDLNKPVIAALNGMAIGGGFEIALACDLIIAADHVQFQLPEMPLGIVPDAGALQRLPRRLPYTIALEMLLMGRRMPVEEAQRYGLVNLIVPAADLMATARAWADQLAESAPLAVQTVKEVLRAVEDDTIQNAFHTMRTGDLPTYRHMLRSDDAKEGVRAFVEKRKPNFKGA, via the coding sequence ATGGCTGACACCGACACCGGCATGCGTCTTGAACGGCGCGGCCATGTTCTGGAGATCACGTTGGATCGGGGCAAGGTCAACGCGATCGACAACGCCATGAGTCGCGAACTCGGCAAGGCGTTCGTTACCTTGCGCGATGATCCCGAATTGCGTGTCGGTCTGATTACCGGCGCGGGCGAGAAGATCTTCTCCGCCGGCTGGGATCTGAAGGCGCTCGACAGCGGCGATCAGGCCCTCGACAACTGGTGGGAGACCGAGGACGCGGCGTCCGGCGGCTTTGCCGGCATCACCGAGATGTGGGACCTGAACAAGCCGGTGATCGCTGCGCTGAACGGCATGGCGATCGGCGGCGGCTTCGAGATCGCGCTCGCCTGCGATCTCATCATCGCGGCCGACCACGTCCAGTTCCAACTGCCGGAAATGCCGCTTGGTATCGTGCCTGATGCCGGCGCCCTTCAGCGCCTGCCGCGCCGCCTGCCCTACACCATCGCGCTGGAGATGCTGCTGATGGGCCGGCGCATGCCGGTCGAGGAAGCCCAGCGCTATGGCCTCGTCAACCTGATCGTGCCGGCGGCAGATCTTATGGCAACGGCGCGCGCCTGGGCCGATCAGCTCGCCGAGTCGGCGCCGCTCGCCGTCCAAACGGTGAAGGAGGTGTTGCGCGCGGTCGAAGACGACACCATTCAGAACGCCTTTCACACCATGCGCACCGGCGATCTGCCGACCTATCGTCATATGCTGCGCTCCGACGACGCCAAGGAAGGCGTGCGCGCGTTCGTCGAGAAACGCAAACCCAACTTCAAAGGCGCCTAG
- a CDS encoding TIGR01459 family HAD-type hydrolase, translated as MTSGVPRLAGLQELGAGYDVYVVDLWGCLHNGIAAYPDALDWMARVRGDGAKVIFLSNAPRRSSAVAQQLVRMGVEPGTYDAIMTAGEAVRLEIEEATDPWYAGLGRRFFHIGTEPDAKLLDGLDFERVPDAKNADFVLCCGIRSRDEQLGDFEDMLAEFLELGLPMVCTNPDKSVLRGSSRELCAGRIAERYVELGGDMRQEGKPLPGVYRHCLDVLHEAPSASALAIGDGLHTDILGARLAGLDAVWITGGLPAHDWGIAPDVMPDQDLVDTACREANVSPVAAIPLLRW; from the coding sequence GTGACATCGGGCGTACCGAGACTGGCCGGTCTCCAGGAACTGGGCGCCGGCTACGACGTCTACGTGGTCGACCTGTGGGGCTGTCTTCACAACGGCATTGCGGCCTATCCAGACGCGCTTGACTGGATGGCGCGGGTCCGGGGCGACGGCGCCAAGGTCATCTTCCTCTCCAACGCGCCGCGCCGGTCCTCGGCCGTCGCTCAGCAACTGGTGCGCATGGGGGTCGAGCCCGGCACCTACGATGCCATCATGACGGCTGGCGAGGCGGTCAGGCTGGAGATCGAGGAGGCGACCGATCCCTGGTATGCCGGTCTGGGCCGCCGTTTCTTCCATATCGGTACCGAGCCCGACGCCAAGCTCTTGGATGGCCTGGACTTCGAGCGTGTGCCGGACGCCAAGAACGCCGACTTCGTCCTGTGTTGCGGCATCAGGAGCCGGGACGAGCAGCTCGGTGACTTCGAAGACATGTTGGCCGAGTTCCTGGAACTCGGATTGCCCATGGTCTGTACCAATCCGGACAAATCGGTGCTACGCGGCAGCTCGCGCGAACTCTGCGCTGGACGCATTGCCGAGCGGTATGTCGAGCTGGGCGGTGACATGCGCCAGGAGGGCAAGCCGCTGCCCGGCGTCTACCGCCATTGCCTTGATGTGCTCCACGAGGCGCCAAGCGCTTCAGCGCTGGCGATTGGCGACGGTTTGCACACCGATATCCTCGGTGCGCGCCTGGCCGGCCTTGACGCGGTCTGGATCACCGGCGGCCTGCCGGCCCACGACTGGGGTATTGCACCTGACGTCATGCCTGACCAAGACTTGGTCGACACCGCCTGCCGCGAGGCCAATGTGAGCCCGGTGGCGGCCATACCCCTGTTGCGCTGGTAG
- a CDS encoding flavin reductase family protein gives MSFFECAPRLGFHDAFRQAMRGVAGTAHLITAVDKEGAWYGMAATAVSSVSMAPPSILVCINRDAATCAPIDERGQFCVNVLADDHRDHCARFGRPDARHTRFQHGEWRDHDGLPYLGDAQAAIFCDVAQRVVHGTHMVFIGNVSDIMLPRETVNPLVYLDRNFVSLSASA, from the coding sequence ATGAGCTTTTTCGAGTGCGCTCCCCGTCTCGGCTTTCACGACGCCTTTCGCCAGGCGATGCGCGGCGTCGCCGGCACGGCGCATTTGATCACCGCGGTCGACAAGGAAGGCGCCTGGTACGGCATGGCAGCGACCGCGGTATCGTCGGTGTCGATGGCGCCGCCATCGATTTTGGTCTGCATCAACCGCGACGCCGCCACCTGCGCGCCGATCGACGAGCGCGGCCAGTTCTGCGTCAACGTGCTGGCCGACGATCACCGCGACCACTGCGCGCGCTTCGGCCGCCCTGACGCGCGCCACACCCGGTTCCAACACGGCGAATGGCGGGATCATGACGGCCTGCCCTATCTGGGCGACGCCCAGGCCGCCATCTTCTGTGACGTCGCGCAGCGCGTCGTGCACGGTACGCATATGGTCTTCATCGGCAATGTCAGTGACATCATGCTGCCGCGCGAGACGGTCAATCCCCTGGTCTATCTCGACCGCAACTTCGTCTCGCTATCCGCCTCCGCTTGA
- a CDS encoding transcriptional regulator (Glycine cleavage system transcriptional activator; activates the gcvTHP operon in the presence of glycine and represses the operon in its absence), whose product MRMRLPPVNSLVAFEAAARHLSITRAAQELTVSR is encoded by the coding sequence CTGCGTATGCGCCTGCCGCCGGTCAACAGCCTGGTCGCCTTCGAGGCGGCCGCCCGGCATTTGAGCATCACCCGCGCGGCCCAGGAACTGACCGTCAGCCG
- a CDS encoding SDR family NAD(P)-dependent oxidoreductase, translated as MDFSGKKVLVTGATRGIGRATTAAFLEAGASVAVNGRSQASVNRLMDELGGDRMVAAPGDLSEVAVCEVVAKNAVDGLGGLDYLVNNAGIYVVASMEDSDEAAWDSLNDINVKATFFLSRALLPVLRASKGAVVNLGSSAGLAGSAQTTIYCATKGAVVNLTRAMAQELAPDIRVNCVCPAVIATEMGDQNLDIFGKPGATRDDLKEWYPLDRIGTPEEVAQGILFLCSPAAAFMTGSMLAMDGGALSSDSS; from the coding sequence ATGGATTTTTCCGGCAAGAAGGTTCTGGTGACCGGTGCCACCCGTGGCATCGGACGCGCGACGACGGCGGCCTTTCTCGAGGCCGGCGCGAGCGTGGCAGTCAACGGCCGCAGCCAGGCAAGCGTCAACCGGTTGATGGACGAGCTTGGCGGCGACCGGATGGTGGCGGCACCCGGTGATCTTTCCGAGGTCGCCGTCTGTGAGGTGGTCGCCAAGAACGCCGTCGATGGCCTTGGTGGGCTGGACTATCTGGTCAACAACGCCGGGATCTATGTCGTCGCTTCCATGGAGGACAGCGACGAGGCGGCCTGGGACAGCCTGAACGACATCAACGTCAAGGCGACGTTCTTCCTGTCGCGCGCGCTGTTGCCGGTGCTGCGCGCGTCGAAGGGCGCCGTCGTCAATCTCGGTTCCAGCGCTGGCCTCGCCGGCTCCGCCCAGACGACAATCTACTGCGCGACCAAGGGCGCGGTGGTGAACCTGACCCGTGCGATGGCGCAGGAATTGGCGCCCGACATTCGCGTCAACTGCGTCTGCCCGGCGGTCATCGCGACCGAGATGGGCGATCAGAACCTGGATATCTTCGGCAAGCCGGGCGCGACCCGAGACGACCTGAAGGAATGGTACCCGCTGGACCGTATCGGGACGCCTGAGGAGGTCGCCCAGGGTATTCTGTTCCTCTGCTCGCCAGCGGCCGCGTTCATGACAGGTTCTATGCTGGCCATGGATGGCGGCGCGCTATCGAGCGATTCCAGCTGA
- a CDS encoding RNA methyltransferase: MTRRLLFRTGLGLVLVCLLVVGFLLWRFATPTMVLEDMVAAGGSSLIKEMTDEPVRSTGFVPMSGDTLAVDTYVDRNGYRGHLILVPGFSPAGKDDGRLMALAKTFARAGFAVHVPDLPGSRSLMVSEVDVEGLIATIKARTGEAVDETPVGIAAVSYAAGPAMVAAIDARVADRVDYVVALGGYHDAESVITYLTTGAFRETGETEWQYGPGNLRAGWVFMAANAERWPDPAEGELLQEAARLRAENPDVDLSNLRAYLGSDAVALMELFENRDPDRSGALLQALPPSILTSLTTLSPSRHDLESLGGKLILVHGLDDQIVPYTESLNLRTTVPDTELFLVSSFTHVDPDDVDWQGYVTMMLAVETILDRGLGSLQEL; encoded by the coding sequence GTGACGCGCCGGCTTTTGTTCCGGACCGGCCTTGGTCTGGTCCTCGTCTGCCTGCTTGTCGTCGGCTTTCTGCTGTGGCGTTTCGCCACGCCGACCATGGTGCTTGAGGACATGGTGGCTGCCGGTGGGTCCAGCCTGATCAAGGAGATGACCGACGAGCCGGTCCGCTCGACCGGGTTCGTGCCGATGTCCGGCGACACCCTGGCGGTCGACACTTATGTAGACCGCAACGGCTATCGCGGTCATCTGATCCTGGTGCCCGGCTTCTCGCCCGCCGGCAAGGACGACGGGCGGCTGATGGCGCTCGCCAAGACGTTCGCGCGCGCCGGTTTCGCGGTTCACGTGCCCGATCTGCCGGGATCACGCAGCCTGATGGTCAGCGAGGTCGACGTCGAAGGACTGATCGCGACGATCAAGGCACGGACCGGCGAGGCGGTCGACGAGACGCCGGTCGGTATCGCGGCGGTGTCCTATGCCGCCGGACCGGCGATGGTCGCCGCGATCGACGCGCGCGTTGCCGACCGGGTCGATTACGTCGTCGCCCTGGGCGGCTACCACGACGCCGAAAGCGTGATCACCTACCTGACCACTGGCGCCTTCCGCGAAACGGGCGAGACCGAATGGCAGTATGGCCCTGGCAATCTGCGCGCCGGCTGGGTCTTCATGGCGGCCAACGCCGAGCGCTGGCCTGACCCCGCCGAAGGCGAATTGTTGCAGGAAGCAGCGCGGCTGCGGGCGGAGAACCCGGATGTCGATCTCTCCAACCTACGCGCCTATCTGGGGAGCGATGCCGTCGCGCTGATGGAGCTGTTCGAGAACCGCGATCCCGACAGGTCGGGCGCGCTGCTTCAGGCGTTACCGCCGTCCATTCTGACCTCGCTGACGACGCTGTCGCCGTCACGCCATGACCTCGAATCCCTGGGCGGCAAGCTTATCTTGGTGCACGGCCTGGACGACCAGATCGTGCCCTATACCGAGAGTTTGAATCTTCGGACAACCGTACCGGACACCGAGCTCTTTCTGGTGTCGAGCTTCACCCATGTCGACCCCGACGACGTGGATTGGCAGGGCTACGTCACCATGATGCTGGCGGTCGAGACGATCCTCGATCGCGGTCTGGGAAGCCTGCAGGAGCTCTAG
- a CDS encoding 3-hydroxyacyl-CoA dehydrogenase NAD-binding domain-containing protein, translating into MARKEPGAVTRITSIGAGPIGGGWSTYFLAKGYDVTAYIHDASEEEPLRALIDNAWAAMEELGVADGASRDRLTCTTDLAAAVAEADFVQESVPEILDLKQSIYAQLGDLVPDDVVIASSTSGLMMTDIQATCSTPERTVTGHPFNPPYLMPLVEVVGGEKTAPETVAWAGAFYEHAGKAPLMMTAEVPGFVATRLQEAIWREALHMVNEGEATPEQIDTAIVNGPGPRWAIMGPCMVYHVGGGEGGMEYCLEQFGPALKLPWTRLVAPELTPELRAKMIEGCDRMAGDKDFRQLTREMNDSLVAIAKALNAIRAMSG; encoded by the coding sequence ATGGCAAGAAAAGAACCCGGCGCAGTCACGCGCATCACCAGCATCGGCGCCGGTCCGATCGGCGGCGGCTGGTCGACCTATTTCCTGGCCAAAGGCTATGACGTCACCGCCTATATCCATGACGCCAGCGAAGAGGAGCCGCTGCGCGCGCTTATCGACAACGCCTGGGCCGCGATGGAAGAGCTGGGCGTGGCCGACGGCGCGTCGCGCGACCGGCTGACCTGCACGACCGATCTGGCGGCGGCCGTCGCCGAAGCCGATTTCGTTCAGGAAAGCGTGCCGGAAATCCTCGACCTCAAACAGTCGATCTACGCCCAATTGGGCGATCTGGTGCCCGACGACGTCGTCATTGCATCGAGCACCTCGGGCCTGATGATGACCGACATCCAGGCCACGTGTTCGACGCCGGAACGCACGGTGACCGGCCATCCCTTCAACCCGCCCTATCTGATGCCCCTGGTCGAGGTCGTCGGCGGCGAGAAGACGGCGCCCGAGACCGTTGCCTGGGCCGGCGCGTTCTACGAGCACGCCGGCAAGGCGCCCTTGATGATGACCGCCGAGGTGCCGGGATTTGTCGCGACGCGCCTGCAGGAAGCGATCTGGCGCGAAGCCCTTCACATGGTCAACGAGGGCGAAGCCACGCCGGAGCAGATCGACACCGCCATCGTCAACGGGCCGGGGCCGCGCTGGGCCATCATGGGACCGTGCATGGTCTATCACGTTGGCGGCGGCGAAGGCGGCATGGAGTATTGCCTGGAGCAGTTCGGCCCGGCACTGAAACTGCCGTGGACCCGCCTGGTGGCGCCGGAGCTAACGCCGGAACTGCGCGCGAAGATGATCGAGGGCTGCGACCGGATGGCCGGCGACAAGGACTTCCGCCAGTTGACCCGCGAAATGAACGACAGCCTGGTCGCTATCGCCAAGGCGCTCAACGCCATCAGGGCGATGTCAGGCTGA
- a CDS encoding GNAT family N-acetyltransferase has protein sequence MVEVPELSTERLILRPLDDGDHGAMAELFADADAMWDLIGIPGRPSDGDGLARYYIERSMWSWQHYRAGLWSLSLRHPDPNQAVFAGYAGFVIEHGEKLDPAESIELGWALAPDQRGKGLAIEATKAAMTYAFDVLGSRQVAAITSPDNWPSRRLMERLGMTYEKDVTAYQGRQVYYAIARPDDG, from the coding sequence ATGGTCGAAGTGCCTGAACTCTCTACTGAACGGCTGATATTAAGGCCGCTTGATGATGGCGATCATGGGGCGATGGCGGAGCTGTTCGCCGACGCCGACGCAATGTGGGACCTGATAGGCATTCCCGGCCGACCAAGCGATGGCGACGGTCTGGCACGCTATTACATCGAGCGTTCGATGTGGAGTTGGCAGCACTACCGCGCGGGGTTGTGGAGCCTGTCGTTGCGCCATCCCGACCCAAACCAGGCGGTCTTTGCCGGCTACGCCGGCTTTGTCATTGAACACGGCGAGAAACTCGACCCCGCCGAGAGCATCGAGCTCGGCTGGGCGCTGGCGCCGGACCAGCGCGGAAAGGGCCTGGCGATTGAGGCGACAAAGGCCGCCATGACCTATGCCTTCGACGTCCTGGGCAGCCGCCAGGTCGCCGCGATCACCAGCCCCGACAACTGGCCGTCGCGCCGGCTGATGGAACGCCTCGGCATGACCTATGAAAAGGACGTCACCGCCTATCAGGGCCGACAGGTCTACTACGCCATCGCGCGACCCGACGATGGCTGA
- a CDS encoding 3-keto-5-aminohexanoate cleavage protein: protein MNTDVIITCAVTGAGDTTGKSDKVPVTPEQIANAAIDAAKAGAAVAHIHVRDPETGKGSRDVGLFRDVVERVRASDVDVIINLTAGMGGDLVADPDNPSVPAEGSDLIGPSERLAHVAELMPEICTLDCGTMNFGNGNETYLNTAAFIRQMAADIKDLGVKPELEVFDLGQVRLASTLVTEGLIADPPLFQVCLGIPWGAGADTRSMAAMVDGLPEGANWAGFGISRMQMPMVAQAMLLGGNVRVGLEDNIYLDRGVLASNGDLVARAGEIIQRLGGKVLNPEEARQKLGLPTKH from the coding sequence ATGAACACCGATGTCATCATCACCTGCGCCGTCACCGGCGCCGGCGACACCACCGGCAAGAGCGATAAGGTGCCGGTCACGCCCGAGCAGATCGCCAATGCCGCCATCGACGCCGCCAAGGCCGGCGCCGCCGTCGCCCACATTCACGTGCGCGACCCGGAGACCGGCAAGGGGTCGCGCGATGTCGGCTTGTTCCGCGACGTCGTCGAACGGGTCCGGGCCAGCGATGTCGACGTTATCATTAACCTGACCGCCGGCATGGGCGGTGATCTGGTCGCCGATCCCGACAACCCGTCGGTGCCTGCGGAGGGCAGCGACCTGATCGGTCCTTCAGAGCGGCTTGCCCATGTCGCAGAGCTGATGCCGGAGATCTGCACCCTGGACTGCGGCACCATGAACTTCGGCAACGGTAACGAGACCTATCTGAACACCGCGGCCTTCATCCGCCAGATGGCCGCCGACATCAAAGACCTCGGCGTCAAGCCGGAGCTTGAGGTGTTCGACCTCGGCCAGGTGCGCCTGGCGAGCACGTTGGTCACCGAAGGTCTGATCGCCGATCCGCCGCTGTTCCAGGTCTGCCTCGGCATTCCCTGGGGCGCGGGCGCCGACACCCGCTCGATGGCCGCCATGGTCGACGGCCTGCCCGAAGGCGCCAACTGGGCGGGCTTCGGCATCAGCCGCATGCAGATGCCCATGGTCGCGCAGGCCATGCTGCTGGGCGGCAACGTGCGTGTCGGTCTGGAGGACAACATCTATCTCGACCGTGGCGTTCTGGCGTCAAACGGCGATCTGGTCGCCCGCGCGGGCGAGATCATCCAGCGCCTCGGCGGCAAGGTCCTGAACCCCGAAGAGGCCCGCCAGAAGCTTGGATTGCCGACAAAGCACTGA
- a CDS encoding GAF domain-containing protein: MAVPAELKAVFGADTSDNAKLDALMKVMCDVLHCDRCLLFLRDPDSRKSRCTHGYQTKPSYALDRPDDGWAAEPENLVGDDPMFAEAMHNPEALYIDNIETASPDLVNAAYEREHFKHQALVHAPLQHDGKLYGILEPCTIEAPRQWTEADREAIAWTMKQLTPIAVAYVAANCH, from the coding sequence ATGGCCGTACCGGCGGAACTGAAGGCCGTGTTCGGGGCCGATACATCGGACAACGCCAAACTGGACGCGCTGATGAAGGTCATGTGCGATGTGCTGCACTGCGATCGCTGCCTGCTTTTTCTACGCGACCCCGACAGTCGGAAGTCGCGCTGTACCCACGGCTATCAGACCAAACCCTCCTACGCGCTTGACCGGCCCGATGATGGCTGGGCGGCAGAACCGGAGAACCTGGTCGGCGACGACCCCATGTTCGCGGAGGCCATGCACAATCCCGAAGCGCTCTACATCGACAACATCGAGACCGCCTCGCCCGATCTGGTCAACGCGGCCTATGAGCGCGAACACTTCAAACACCAGGCGCTGGTCCATGCGCCGCTGCAGCATGACGGTAAGCTCTACGGCATCCTGGAACCCTGCACGATCGAAGCGCCGCGCCAGTGGACCGAGGCCGATCGCGAGGCGATTGCCTGGACCATGAAACAGCTAACCCCTATCGCCGTGGCCTATGTCGCCGCGAATTGTCACTAA
- a CDS encoding aromatic amino acid lyase translates to MADIHLGGEAIGIAEIVAVARGGSTVALDDMARQRMNQSRALIERFADEGRPVYGITRGLGGRVVHEIQEGEREGFSRIVVLARACGAGPYLPQEVIRAALAARASSMAQGGAGVRPLIVETQCAMLNAGVHPLVPSVGSVGASDLPLLANLALPLIGEGRAVYRDETVAGAEAMARAGLEPVEPLEKEGLALCSANSISAGYGALALHDAAHIAELLDGIAVLTFEAFRANPSPLDPRVVRSRAAPGQARAAASLREKLAGSALFDAGEPRRLQDPISLRCVSHVHGSLRAAIDFCAPNVLVEINGAGDNPLVLADDEEILSNGNFHTPAMAVAFDTLALALSQTASLAAQRVARLMKNEFTDLPDLLTKRGMTHTGVALLSLTAETLAKEIAMKAQPASVFDSMGYPVEDHAPMTPLAVRKAAEALDLMEQLMATELIVAAQALDLRGLDQIAPVARALRDRVRETVEPLDNDRSMTADLERVTTMLRDGAFDACLDAGSG, encoded by the coding sequence ATGGCAGACATTCATTTGGGCGGCGAGGCGATCGGCATCGCCGAGATTGTGGCCGTCGCGCGTGGCGGGAGCACGGTGGCGTTGGATGACATGGCGCGCCAACGCATGAACCAGTCGCGCGCGTTGATCGAACGTTTCGCCGACGAGGGCAGGCCCGTCTACGGCATCACCCGGGGACTCGGCGGACGGGTGGTCCACGAGATCCAGGAAGGTGAACGCGAAGGGTTCAGTCGCATTGTCGTCCTGGCGCGCGCCTGCGGCGCCGGGCCCTACTTGCCGCAAGAAGTAATCCGCGCAGCACTCGCCGCGCGTGCCAGCAGCATGGCCCAGGGCGGCGCCGGCGTCCGGCCGCTCATCGTCGAGACCCAGTGCGCCATGCTGAACGCCGGCGTCCATCCGCTTGTGCCGTCGGTCGGCTCCGTCGGCGCGTCGGATCTGCCGCTGCTGGCCAATCTGGCGCTTCCCCTGATCGGCGAGGGCCGCGCGGTCTACCGCGACGAGACCGTCGCAGGCGCCGAGGCGATGGCGCGGGCCGGTCTTGAACCGGTTGAGCCGCTCGAAAAAGAAGGTCTCGCGCTGTGCAGCGCTAATTCGATCTCGGCCGGGTACGGCGCGCTTGCGCTTCACGACGCCGCCCATATCGCCGAACTGCTCGACGGCATCGCCGTTTTGACCTTTGAAGCGTTCCGCGCCAACCCAAGCCCGCTTGATCCCCGTGTCGTGCGGTCGCGCGCGGCACCGGGGCAGGCGCGGGCGGCGGCAAGCCTGCGCGAGAAGCTGGCGGGCAGCGCCTTATTCGATGCCGGCGAGCCGCGGCGCCTGCAGGACCCGATCAGCCTGCGTTGTGTCAGCCATGTTCATGGCAGCCTGCGCGCGGCAATCGACTTCTGCGCACCCAACGTGCTGGTCGAAATCAACGGCGCCGGCGACAACCCACTGGTGCTGGCCGATGACGAGGAGATCCTCTCGAACGGGAACTTCCATACCCCGGCGATGGCCGTGGCCTTCGATACCCTAGCGCTGGCTTTGTCGCAGACCGCATCGCTGGCCGCGCAACGGGTCGCTCGGCTGATGAAGAACGAGTTTACCGATCTGCCCGATTTGCTGACAAAGCGTGGGATGACCCATACCGGCGTCGCGCTGCTGTCGTTGACGGCCGAGACACTGGCCAAGGAAATCGCCATGAAGGCGCAACCGGCCAGTGTGTTCGACTCGATGGGTTACCCTGTCGAGGATCACGCACCGATGACGCCGCTTGCGGTGCGTAAGGCCGCCGAGGCGCTGGACCTCATGGAGCAGTTGATGGCGACGGAACTAATCGTCGCTGCCCAGGCGCTCGATCTGCGCGGTCTGGACCAGATCGCGCCGGTGGCACGGGCACTTCGCGACCGCGTTCGCGAAACCGTCGAACCCCTGGACAACGACCGCAGCATGACGGCAGATCTGGAGAGGGTTACGACCATGCTGCGCGACGGTGCGTTCGATGCGTGCCTTGACGCGGGTAGCGGTTAA
- a CDS encoding 2-oxoglutarate and iron-dependent oxygenase domain-containing protein — translation MGSGGIPVIDISALNTGDEASYKRLGSELRAACIDVGFFFLAGHGVPDDTVDGAFAETRALHALPLDVKQAYTINEHNIGYMASQTSMQRTSTVHQATRPNLVASYFMKRERDPDDPAVVAGLPLRGLNQWPAELPAFRPAMLTYMNAMEALGQRMLPLFAASLDLPLDHFGKSFREPSITLRISHYPPQDAFDGEEFGTGPHTDAGFTTYLAQADVRGLDIQSRDGEWFPAPVMPGMFLVNIGQILSRWTNGIYPSTPHRVVNLAGVERYSIPFFFDPDFEAEIACLPTCQSADRPPEHPPIRYLDHILAFTNRNFDHRRKSA, via the coding sequence ATGGGTAGCGGCGGCATTCCGGTCATCGACATCAGTGCGCTGAACACGGGCGATGAAGCCTCATACAAGCGCCTCGGCAGTGAACTGCGGGCCGCCTGCATCGATGTCGGTTTCTTCTTCCTGGCCGGGCACGGTGTGCCCGATGACACGGTCGATGGTGCCTTTGCCGAGACCCGCGCGTTGCATGCGCTACCACTTGACGTCAAGCAGGCCTACACGATTAACGAACACAACATCGGCTACATGGCCTCGCAAACCAGCATGCAACGAACGTCGACCGTGCATCAGGCGACGCGTCCCAATCTGGTGGCTTCCTACTTCATGAAACGCGAGCGCGACCCGGACGACCCCGCCGTCGTTGCGGGTTTGCCGTTGCGCGGTCTGAACCAGTGGCCCGCGGAGCTGCCCGCGTTCCGACCCGCCATGCTGACCTACATGAACGCGATGGAGGCGTTGGGCCAGCGCATGTTGCCGCTGTTCGCCGCGTCGCTCGACCTGCCGCTCGACCACTTCGGTAAATCGTTCCGCGAACCAAGCATCACGCTGCGGATTTCGCACTACCCGCCGCAGGACGCGTTCGACGGCGAGGAGTTTGGCACCGGGCCGCATACCGATGCCGGCTTTACCACCTATCTGGCGCAGGCCGATGTACGCGGGCTCGACATACAAAGCCGCGACGGCGAATGGTTCCCCGCGCCCGTGATGCCCGGCATGTTCCTGGTCAACATTGGCCAGATCCTAAGTCGCTGGACCAACGGGATCTATCCGTCGACGCCGCACCGGGTCGTCAATCTGGCGGGCGTTGAACGGTATTCGATCCCGTTCTTCTTCGATCCCGATTTCGAGGCGGAGATCGCGTGCCTGCCGACATGTCAAAGCGCCGACAGACCGCCCGAGCATCCGCCAATCCGCTATCTCGATCACATCCTGGCGTTCACCAACCGCAACTTCGATCACCGGCGCAAGTCGGCCTGA
- a CDS encoding DUF302 domain-containing protein encodes MIRRTVLMLMFAVALPGLAAANDDFVIKPSAHSVQETMDRLEAIVQEKDFVVIARVDHAAAAASVDMELAANQVLIFGKPALGTPLMAKNPLIGIDLPIKVVVYEDADGNVWLAYAKPEALIVERYGIEGEAERIEMMNKGLGGMTDAATSGG; translated from the coding sequence ATGATCCGACGAACCGTTCTGATGCTGATGTTTGCCGTTGCTCTGCCAGGCCTGGCGGCGGCCAACGATGACTTTGTCATCAAACCAAGCGCCCATTCGGTGCAGGAGACGATGGATCGCCTGGAGGCGATCGTTCAGGAGAAAGACTTCGTTGTCATCGCGCGGGTTGATCATGCGGCAGCGGCCGCATCTGTCGATATGGAACTGGCGGCGAACCAGGTCCTGATCTTCGGCAAACCCGCGCTCGGCACGCCGTTGATGGCAAAGAACCCGCTCATCGGCATCGACCTGCCGATCAAGGTGGTCGTCTATGAAGACGCCGACGGCAACGTCTGGCTCGCCTACGCCAAACCTGAAGCGCTGATCGTCGAGCGCTACGGCATCGAGGGCGAGGCCGAGCGCATCGAGATGATGAACAAGGGCCTCGGCGGCATGACCGATGCCGCGACCTCCGGCGGCTGA